Genomic DNA from Burkholderia plantarii:
TAGTAGACCGCCGCGACGTTGCGCTGGCCGTTCACCGACTGCAGGTTCGGCGAGATCACGGCGCCGTCCACGTAGCCCGAGCCCGGCGCGAGGAATTCGCTCTGGTGCGTGAACTGCGCGCCCAGGCCGAGGCCGACGTCACCCGTGGGCAGATGGAACAGGTTCGGCGTGGACAGCGTCGCGTCCACCGTATCGAGCTTCGAGATGCCGAACGTGCTGGCATCCTGGTACAGGCCGTTGAACGCGCCCGGCGTGGACGACGGATTCGCGAAGTTCAGCGCGCCGTTCTGGTAGATGTTGGTCAGCTGGTTGACGTTGAGCTCGTTCGAGAACGAGTTGCTGACCGTGCTCTGCGAATGGCTCAGCGAGGTCGACCAGTCCCAGTCGCCGCCGTACCCGTGCGGCAACGTGAACGAGCCCTTGACGCCGGTGGACGCGCGCCAGAACGTCGAGTTGGTCTTCTCGGCGATCGCGGCCGGGAACGTGTAGGTCAGCGCCGAGGGTGCGCCCGTGGTGTTGAACGGGTTGCTGGTCGGCACCACCGTGTTGAACGGCGTGAGCTGCTGCGTGGCCGGGTTCCAGACCAGCGCCGGCCCCTGCGGGTTGCCCACGGTGTGGGTGCCCTGGTTCGAGGTCGACGAGATGCTGCTGATCATGAAGTCGGCGAACGCGGTGGTCTTGTCGTCCACCTTGAAGTCGCCGTGCAGCTTCGCGTTCAGGCGCTCCGTCATCGGCAGGATCGACATGCTCTGCGCGGTGTTGATGCCGCAGACGGTGCCCGGCAGGCCCTGCGTGAGCGAGTTGGTGGCGGCCGGATGCGGCGCGCAGCCGTTCAGCGCCTGGGTCGAGCCGTCCGGCAGGTTCCAGTACGACGGCCCGAGCAGCGACAGGCCGCCCGGCAGGCCGGTGTAGTCCATGCTGCGGGTGGAGTCGCGGTCGGCCAGCGTGAAGCCGTTGGACTTGTAGAAGCTGGCCGCGGCGGTGATGTTGAAGCGGTCGGCGTTCAGGTCGCCGAAGCCGCCGAGCACGCCGAACTTGGTGGTGCCGTCGCCGTTGCCGGCGTTGATCGCGCTGCCGAGGCTGCCGTCGAGCTGCAGGCCGCGGAAGTCGTGCTTGGTGATGATGTTGACCACCCCGCCGATCGCGTCCGAGCCGTATTGCGACACGGCGCCGGTCTTGACCACCTCGATGCGGTCGATCGCGTTGAGCGGGATCGTGTTCAGGTCGAAGAACGAGTCGTCGGCGTTCGAGAAGAACGCGAACGGCGCCACGCGCTGGCCGTCCACCAGCACCAGCGTGTACTTCTCGGGCAGGCCGCGCAGCGCGATGCCGGCCGCGCCGGCCGCGAAGTTGTTGCTCTGGCCTTCGCTCCAGCTGTTGGCCGAGTTGGCGGTGGTGTTGCGCAGGAAGTCGGACACGGTCACCGCGCCGCTGCTCGTGATGTCCTTCTGCGTGATCGTCTGGACCTGGTTGAAGCCGACCTTGTCCGAGCTGCGGATCAGCGACCCGGTCACCTCGAAGCGCTTGATCTGCGCCACCTTCTTGCCGCCCGGCGTCGTCGCCGCGGCACCCGAGGCCGCGGCGGGCGCCTCGGCCGTGCTCGTCGTGCCCACGCTCGACGGCGTGTCGGCCTGCGCCACCGTCACGGCCGGGCCGTTCGCCACCGCGTCGGCCACCGTCGCCGGACCGGCCGCCGGCTGGCTTTGCGCGAACGCCGGCACGGCCAGCGTGGCCGCCAATGCGATTTCCGCCCAGACGATCTGCCTGACGGCCATCGCCAATACTCTCTGTTTCATCTTGCCCCTCTCGCTGAACAAATAGACCCCCACCCGTCGCGCGCCCGGAATCTCGTGAAATCCGTTTACCGCCTGCGCGGCATCGCGTCCCGGCACCCGTTGCCAAACCCTTGTCTTGCCGATTGCGTACTGCCCTTGCTGCCTGCTGCCATCTCGTTCGCACCGGCCGCACGGTATCCGTCCGACCTTTCATTTTGTTAGTCATGCGAACGAGTCATTCCGGTCGCTCACCCTCGCCGCACCGAAATCTCGCTTCACCGCCTTACGCCCCGGCTACCCACCCCTGCCGGCCGCATCACCTGCCTTCATCAAAACAATCTCGGCGTGCCCACCCAGACCACCCACGCTTCCTCGTCCGCCGCGTTGCGCCACGCGTGCGTGAGCGCCGCCTCGTAGTGCGCCGTGTCGCCGGGCTGCAGCGTCAGCGTGCGGCCGTTCAGCGTCAGCGCGATCTCGCC
This window encodes:
- a CDS encoding TonB-dependent receptor; amino-acid sequence: MKQRVLAMAVRQIVWAEIALAATLAVPAFAQSQPAAGPATVADAVANGPAVTVAQADTPSSVGTTSTAEAPAAASGAAATTPGGKKVAQIKRFEVTGSLIRSSDKVGFNQVQTITQKDITSSGAVTVSDFLRNTTANSANSWSEGQSNNFAAGAAGIALRGLPEKYTLVLVDGQRVAPFAFFSNADDSFFDLNTIPLNAIDRIEVVKTGAVSQYGSDAIGGVVNIITKHDFRGLQLDGSLGSAINAGNGDGTTKFGVLGGFGDLNADRFNITAAASFYKSNGFTLADRDSTRSMDYTGLPGGLSLLGPSYWNLPDGSTQALNGCAPHPAATNSLTQGLPGTVCGINTAQSMSILPMTERLNAKLHGDFKVDDKTTAFADFMISSISSTSNQGTHTVGNPQGPALVWNPATQQLTPFNTVVPTSNPFNTTGAPSALTYTFPAAIAEKTNSTFWRASTGVKGSFTLPHGYGGDWDWSTSLSHSQSTVSNSFSNELNVNQLTNIYQNGALNFANPSSTPGAFNGLYQDASTFGISKLDTVDATLSTPNLFHLPTGDVGLGLGAQFTHQSEFLAPGSGYVDGAVISPNLQSVNGQRNVAAVYYQVNVPILQNLTFSQSGRYDHYSDVGGAFSPRFALRYQPAQQLTLYTSYSRGFRAPTFVEDSSSRTIGSQIDQATGLNYTSITVGNPNIAPERTRNLNIGFQLSPSRYTDFSLDWYKIRVDNVIGQGSPSSVVTDPTTGALIYKVIPYQNLGYLDTNGFESTFRQAVPVKGLGTFTLSGDWAYVKNFKIGSPGAAPVDGAGNNYTLTQPFGGSFPRWRGNTTLDWSYHRWDAALTWQFTGPYAQNLFAAPAPDKVGSYSQFNLMVTYTGFKNWTIYGGIDNIFNRTPPYDPIFANGTLSQTGYDQSIYTYIGRFAQIGATYKF